From Juglans regia cultivar Chandler chromosome 8, Walnut 2.0, whole genome shotgun sequence, the proteins below share one genomic window:
- the LOC108981205 gene encoding heavy metal-associated isoprenylated plant protein 36-like yields the protein MATKPPEEVPAGTLKYKTWVLKVLIHCEGCKKKVKKVLQSIEGVYTTTVDIQQQKVTVNGNVDADTLIKKLLRSGKQAELLPEKIKEKPAGKQKKNEKQIKDIDQTNIEENSNDTKDHKSSTEGGGEIDEDDEGENEEAVGNGGEGEKKKKKKKKKKGGASGNSSTNDGGDQNSGDAQAGSTVTPAGPHDDHRGAPSIPAMNLSPQRPQMYPFPPVMNYPGPPLYGIGYNMTYPRDITSSYHPSHPMHANTHSLPEIYRQQPPPPPLVSYQTYPFREVHVDDDHEYQSLCSLM from the exons ATGGCAACCAAACCACCTGAAGAAGTCCCTGCAGGAACCTTGAAATACAAG ACATGGGTCTTGAAAGTCTTAATCCACTGCGAAGGCTGCAAGAAGAAAGTCAAGAAAGTTCTTCAAAGCATTGAAG GTGTTTATACGACCACTGTGGATATTCAGCAGCAAAAGGTTACAGTGAATGGCAACGTGGACGCAGATACTTTGATCAAGAAGCTCCTGAGATCAGGAAAACAAGCTGAGCTTTTGCCTGAGAAGATCAAAGAGAAGCCTGcaggaaaacaaaagaagaacgAGAAGCAGATCAAGGATATTGATCAGacaaatattgaagaaaatagCAATGACACTAAAGATCACAAGAGTTCTACTGAAGGTGGTGGAGAGATAGATGAAGACGACGAAGGTGAAAATGAAGAGGCTGTTGGTAACGGTGgagaaggagagaaaaagaagaaaaagaagaagaagaagaaaggtggGGCAAGCGGTAATTCCAGCACCAACGACGGCGGTGATCAGAATTCCGGCGATGCACAGGCAGGCAGTACTGTAACTCCGGCGGGTCCCCATGATGATCATCGGGGCGCCCCATCGATCCCTGCGATGAATCTCAGCCCTCAACGTCCGCAGATGTATCCGTTTCCACCGGTAATGAACTATCCCGGCCCTCCACTCTATGGCATAGGTTACAACATGACTTACCCCAGGGACATTACTTCTTCATATCATCCCTCTCATCCCATGCATGCTAATACACATTCTCTCCCTGAGATCTACCGGCAGCAGCCACCGCCGCCGCCGCTGGTATCCTATCAGACTTACCCGTTCAGGGAGGTCCACGTCGACGATGATCATGAATATCAATCTCTATGCTCACTCATGTGA
- the LOC108981207 gene encoding dephospho-CoA kinase-like, with amino-acid sequence MRIVGLTGGISSGKSTVSNLFKSHGVPVVDADLIARDVLKKGTGGWKKVVAAFGEDILQANGEVDRPKLGQIVFTDPTKRQLLNRLLAPYISSGIFWEIVKLWMRGFKVIVLDVPLLFEAKMDKWTKPIMVVWVDPETQLKRLMERDRTSEEDAQNRINAQMSLDLKRTKADIVIDNTGSREDLNENFRKVLFEVTKPLTWTEFGLSRQGALLVFVSVVVGVLICRKIQC; translated from the exons atgagaattgTAGGACTGACCGGTGGGATCTCGTCGGGGAAGAGCACCGTCTCCAATCTTTTCAAGTCCCATGGCGTCCCCGTCGTCGATGCCGACCTCATCGCTCGC gatgTGCTAAAGAAAGGCACTGGTGGGTGGAAAAAGGTTGTTGCAGCATTTGGAGAGGACATTTTACAAGCTAATGGAGAAGTTGATAGGCCTAAATTGGGTCAAATTGTTTTCACTGATCCTACAAAGCGCCAACTTCTTAATCG GCTATTGGCTCCTTATATATCCTCTGGTATCTTCTGGGAAATTGTGAAGCTATGGATGAGGGGCTTTAAGGTTATTGTCCTTGACGTGCCTTTGTTGTTCGAGGCCAAGATGGACAAGTGGACGAAGCCCATTATGGTTGTATGGGTTGATCCTGAAACTCAGCTTAAACGACTCATGGAAAGAGACAGAACAAGCGAGGAGGATGCTCAAAACAGGATAAATGCTCAAATGTCTCTTGACTTAAAAAGGACTAAAGCTGACATAGTGATTGATAACACAGGATCACGAGAGGACTTGAATGAAAACTTTAGGAAGGTATTATTTGAGGTCACAAAGCCCTTGACATGGACTGAGTTTGGTCTTTCCCGACAGGGAGCCTTGTTAGTCTTTGTTTCTGTTGTTGTTGGTGTTCTTATATGCCGAAAGATCCAATGCTAA
- the LOC108981208 gene encoding glutathione S-transferase PARB-like produces MAAIKLHGNMISTATTRVLATLYEKDLEAEFVNVDMKAGEHKKEHFLSKNPFGQVPAFEDGDMTLFESRAITRYICHEYADKGTPLLPPGDSKKKSTISVWMEVEAHQFDPPATLLTWELAIKRLFGLNTDTKVVEENEAKLAKVLDVYETRLAKSKYLGWDCFTLADLHHLPNIEYLMGTRIKEHFDSRPNVSAWVADIRTRPSWLKVLAAHKQ; encoded by the exons atggctGCCATTAAACTCCATGGGAACATGATCTCAACAGCTACAACGCGAGTTCTAGCCACCCTTTATGAGAAAGATCTTGAAGCTGAGTTTGTCAATGTAGACATGAAAGCTGGTGAACATAAAAAAGAGCACTTCCTGTCCAAGAAT CCATTTGGTCAAGTTCCAGCTTTTGAAGATGGAGATATGACGCTCTTTG AATCAAGGGCAATAACTAGATACATTTGCCACGAGTATGCAGACAAGGGGACTCCGCTGTTACCACCTGGAGACTCTAAGAAGAAATCGACCATATCTGTGTGGATGGAGGTGGAAGCCCATCAATTTGACCCCCCAGCCACATTGCTTACCTGGGAGCTGGCAATAAAACGACTGTTTGGGTTGAACACAGACACAAAAGTTGTGGAGGAGAACGAAGCTAAACTGGCCAAGGTTCTTGATGTCTATGAGACTCGACTGGCTAAGTCAAAGTACCTGGGATGGGACTGCTTCACCTTGGCTGATCTGCACCACCTGCCCAATATAGAGTACTTGATGGGTACTCGAATTAAAGAGCACTTTGATTCGCGCCCCAACGTCAGTGCCTGGGTGGCTGATATCAGAACAAGGCCATCTTGGTTGAAGGTCCTTGCCGCGCATAAGCAGTAA